The following coding sequences lie in one bacterium genomic window:
- a CDS encoding DUF721 domain-containing protein: MSSAASSHRNLGGYRLRSLSARKKPPAKVDAVLRSVFSSPKLRDRFSQYAFVTHWPEIVGERISQHAKPLKVVRGELFVKVSNPIWAQELAFLKETLLKRIAKITSSGAPINDIRFVVSSEP, from the coding sequence ATGAGTTCAGCGGCATCCTCACATCGTAATTTAGGTGGATATAGACTGCGAAGTCTATCAGCACGAAAAAAACCCCCTGCAAAAGTAGATGCAGTTCTCCGGAGTGTATTCTCTTCGCCGAAGTTGCGAGACCGTTTTTCTCAATATGCATTTGTTACTCATTGGCCTGAGATAGTCGGAGAACGGATATCGCAACATGCTAAACCCTTAAAGGTGGTTCGGGGTGAATTATTTGTAAAGGTCTCTAATCCTATTTGGGCTCAAGAACTCGCTTTTCTCAAAGAGACGTTGTTGAAGCGCATAGCAAAGATAACGTCAAGCGGGGCTCCCATTAATGATATTCGCTTTGTCGTATCAAGTGAGCCGTGA
- the rsmD gene encoding 16S rRNA (guanine(966)-N(2))-methyltransferase RsmD, which translates to MRVVGGSAKGTKLLAVPGDTTRPILDRVKTSLFDILRPEIENVELLLDLFAGSGSVAIEALSQGAKRAIMLDMAPKAISTMRENLKKTHLEGQAEVRKTDAFSYLKNTQKRFDLIYVAPPQYQGLWLEILQLIAERPSLLSGSHAKLIIQIDPKEREPFTSKQLVLDQERKYGNTLLLFYVLGATIHT; encoded by the coding sequence ATGCGTGTCGTTGGTGGCTCAGCAAAAGGAACGAAACTCCTCGCTGTGCCAGGAGATACCACTCGTCCGATTCTTGACAGGGTAAAAACATCGCTCTTTGATATCCTCCGACCTGAAATTGAGAACGTAGAACTCCTCCTCGACCTTTTCGCTGGCAGTGGATCCGTAGCGATTGAAGCGCTGAGTCAGGGTGCGAAGCGTGCCATCATGCTCGATATGGCGCCAAAGGCGATAAGCACCATGAGAGAAAATCTCAAAAAGACGCATCTGGAAGGTCAAGCAGAGGTGCGAAAAACCGATGCATTCTCATATCTCAAGAACACGCAGAAACGCTTCGATCTCATCTATGTAGCGCCACCTCAATATCAAGGCCTGTGGCTCGAAATACTACAACTTATAGCAGAGCGTCCATCTTTGCTCTCGGGGTCTCACGCAAAGTTGATTATTCAAATAGATCCAAAGGAACGAGAGCCGTTCACCAGCAAACAGCTCGTACTTGACCAAGAGCGAAAATATGGCAACACCCTCCTGCTCTTCTATGTTCTGGGAGCTACCATACATACTTAA